The Mesorhizobium sp. AR10 genome includes the window GGGCTTCTGGCCTGCGCCGGAGCGGTAGCCTGGCAGACCCTGGCGATCCCGGTGTCGCCGCTCTACTCCAAGGTTGGCCCGACTGTCTTCCCCTACCTCACCATGGTAGGCATGGTGGTTCTTTCCCTGCTTCTCATCGTCGCCGCAATACGCGGTGGCTGGCAGCCCGAGGAAGAAAAGGAAACGCCGACCGACTGGAAGGCGATGGGCTTCGTCGTCGCCGGCCTGATCGCAAACCTGGTGCTGATCCAGCCGCTCGGCTTCACCGCGGCTTCCGTGATCATGTTCGTTCTCATCTGCTACGGCTTTGGCAGCCGGCACACGCTGCGTGACGCGCTGACCGGCCTGATCCTGGCACTTGCGGCCTATTTCGGCTTTGCACGGGCGCTTGGCGTCAACATCGGCGCCGGCTTCATCGAGAACCAGCTGAATACGGCCATCGATTCGATCATCAGCATGTTGAGGGGCTGACGCCATGGAAACGCTCAGCCATCTTGCACACGGATTTTCGGTCGCTTTCACGCCAGTCAATCTCATGTGGTGCCTGCTTGGCACCACGCTCGGCACCGCAATCGGCGTGCTGCCCGGCCTCGGGCCGGCGCTGACCATCGCCCTGCTCTTGCCGATCACCTACCAGGTGGCGCCGGAGGCGTCCTTCATTCTGTTTGCCGGCATCTACTACGGCGCCATGTATGGCGGCTCGACGACATCGATCCTGCTCAACACACCGGGCGAAAGCGCCACCATCGTCACCGCGCTCGAGGGCAACAAGATGGCCCGTTCCGGCCGCGGTGGCGCGGCATTGGCTACTTCGGCAATCGGCTCCTTCGTTGCCGGTACCATCGGCACGCTGGGTGTCGCCTTCCTGGCGCCGGTCGTGGTGAAGTTCGCGCTGGCTTTCGGCCCGGCTGAATATTTTTCGCTGATGGTGCTGGCCTTCATCACGGTTTCGGCGGTGCTCGGCTCGTCGTCGGTGCGCGGCCTGACCAGCCTGTTCATCGGCTTTGTCATCGGCATGATCGGCGTCGACCTGCAGACCGGGCAGCCGCGCTTCACCTTCGGCATGAACCAATTGCTCGATGGTGTCGACGTCATCATCGCCGCCGTCGGCCTCTTCGCCGTCGGCGAAACGCTGTACATGGCTTCACGCCGCTATGCCGGCAAGGACGAGATCGTGCCGCTCAAAGGGTCGCTCTACATGACCGCCGCCGAGTGGGGGCGTTCGTGGAAGGCATGGCTGCGGGGTGCTGCGATCGGCTTCCCGATCGGCGCCATGCCGGCCGGCGGCGCCGAAATCCCGACCTTCCTGTCCTATGCGATCGAGAAAAAGCTCTCCAGGCACAAGGAGGAGTTCGGCACGGTCGGCGCCATCGAAGGCGTTGCCGGTCCGGAAGCCGCCAACAATGCGTCGGCCGCAGGCGTGCTGGTGCCGATGCTGACGCTGGGATTGCCGACCTCGGCGACGGCGGCGATCATGCTTTCCGCCTTCCAGAGCTACGGCATCAATCCGGGGCCACTGCTGCTGACAACACAGGCCGATCTCGTCTGGGGTCTTATCGCCAGCCTGTTCATCGCCAACGTCATCCTCGTCATTCTCAACCTGCCGCTGATCGGACTGTGGGTACGGCTGTTGAAGATCCCGGCGCCGCAGCTCTATGCCGGCATCCTGGTGTTCGCGACGGTCGGCACCTACGGCATCTCGCAATCGCCGATCGATCTCGTCATCCTCTATCTGCTGGGTGCTGCCGGCTTCCTCATGCGCCGCTTCGATTTCCCGACAGCGCCTGTCATCATCGGCATGATCCTCGGACCACTCGCCGAGACGCAGTTCCGCCGCGCGATGACCATTTCGAATGGCGACTGGTCGGTGTTCTACACCCACAAGCTGTCGCTGGCGCTGCTGACGCTGGCTTTGATCGGCCTGGCTGGGCCGCACATCTGGGCCTACATCCAGCACAGGCGCTTGCGCGGACCGGAGCACGTGCCTGGCGATGCCTGATCTGCTTGTGACGTCATGACCGATCTGCTTTCCGGCATTCGCGTCCTCGACCTGACCAATGTTCTGGCCGGCCCTTACTGCGCCTACCAGCTGGCGTTACTTGGTGCCGATGTGATCAAGGTCGAGGCGCCGCAAGGTGGCGATCTGGCGCGCCAGCTCGGCGCCTCGCCGGAGCTCAACAAAGCCGCCATGGGCGCTTCGTTCCTGGCGCAGAACGCCGGCAAGCGATCGGTGATGCTCGATCTCAAGAAGGACGCCGATCGCGAGCGTTTCCTCGATCTGGTCGCCTCTGCCGACGCGTTGGTCGAGAATTTCCGCCCTGGCGTGATGGACCGGCTGGGTCTCGGCTATGAGACGCTTAAAGAGGTCCGGCCCGGCCTCGTCTATTGCGCAATATCGGGCTTCGGACAAACCGGACCGATGCGCGACAATCCGGCATACGACCAGATCATCCAGGGACTTTCGGGCATCATGAGCATCACCGGCACACCGGAGACCGCGCCGCTGCGGGTCGGTTATCCTGTCGCCGATACGCTGGGTGGGCTGGTCGGGGCTTTTGCCATCGCCGCCGCGCTGGTGAAGCAGAAGACGAGCGGCGAGGGCGCTTTCCTCGACGTGTCGATGCTCGAATGCACGCTCTCCGCACTTGGCTGGCCGGTCTCCAACTATCTGACCGCCGGCGTCGATCCGCAGCCGATGGGCAACGAGAACATGACCGCAGCACCTTCCGGAGCGTTTCACACCGGCGACGGCCTGCTCAACATCGCCGCCAACAAGCAGGAGCAATTCGTGATGCTCTGCCAGTTGATCGGGCGGCCGGAACTGGCGCAGGATTCGCGCTTTGCCGAGCGCGAGACGCGCAAGCGCAACCGCGCCGCCTTAAAGGTGCTGATCGAGGCTGCCCTGGCGAGCGCCTCGGCAGCCAGCTGGGAAGAAAAGCTCAATCGCGCCGGCGTGCCGGCGGGCCGGGTGCTGACGATCCCGCAGGTGCTGAAGGAACGCCAAGTGATCGAGCGCGGCATGACGGCTCGTTTCCAGGGTGTGCCCGGCATGGACCGGCCGCTGACCGTCGTGCGCGGCGGGTTCATGGTCGATGGCGCAGCACCATTGCCGACCTTGCCGCCGCCGGCGTTGGGCGAACATATGGACGAGGTCTTTGCCAGCCTGCCGCCGCGCGCAAGGGTACAGGCATGAGTGGCGGGGAGAAAAAGACAGGCCGCGAGCGTGGTGAAGAATGGTGGCAGACCGATATCATCGAGATGCGTCCCGGCGTCATCCGGCTGCGCGGCTACGAAATCCAGGATCTGATCGGCCGCGTCAGCTTTCCGGCTGTCATCTGGCTGATGCTGCGTGGCGAATTGCCAAGCGAAGATCAGGCGGCGCTGCTCGGCATCGCGCTTGGTGCTGCCGTCGACCACGGGCCGCAGGCGCCGTCGATCGCCATTGCCCGCATGGCCATCACGTGTGGCGTCGGCATCAACAGCGCCATGGCCTCGGCCGTCAATGTGCTGGGCGACGTGCATGGCGGCGCCGGCGAACAGGCGCTGTCTTTCTATGGCGACATCGCCGTGGCGCTCGATCGGGGCGCGACGCTGGGCGATGCCGTATCGATGCGGCTCGACCGCTTCTTCGCCGAGGAAAAAGGCTATGTGCCGGGATTTGGCCACCGCTTCCATCCCGTCGATCCGCGCGCGCCGCGGCTGATCGAGGTGACCCGCGACTTTGCCGCGCGCGGCATCGTCAACGGGCGTTTCGCCGACATCGCCGAGGCGATCGAGGCCGAGGTCGCGCGACGCAAAGGCAAGAAGATCCCGCTCAACATCGACGGCGCCACCGCCGTCATATATGGCGAGCTCGGCTTTCCGCCGCCGCTGACGCGCGGCCTTTTTGTCCTGTCGCGCTCGGTCGGCATCTTGGCGCATGCGTGGGAACAATCGCAGCAAACCGACCGCAACAAGGGACCGCTGCCGCGCGAATGGCTGTGGGCCTATACCGGTACCCCGGTGCGACCTTTTCCAGAACCCGACCATGAAAGCGGGTGAGGCGTTGCCTCAAATCAAATCGTCCGGTGCAGGTTGCGGCCGCTTCAAGGTTTTCAAAAGCGTTGAAAGATCCGGTTCATCGATGAGCAGTGCCGCATCGATCGGCGTCAGCCATGCCCGCTCCCGTTTCTTGGCTTCCGGCCAGTTGGCCAGTTCCTCCGTCACCTCAAGCAGGAAGACGATGACATCGACGCGAACAAAGCGGTTCTCCAGCCGTTTCCAGTAGGAATAGGTCCCGGCTGGCTCCTTCATTATCTTGCCGAGGACGCCAGCCTCTTCCTGCGCCTCGATCATGGCCGCCTTGCGCCCGCTCTTGCCCTTCATCGGCCAACCCTTGGGCACGATGAACCGCCTGGTCGTGCGTGACGTGACCAGCATCACCTCGATATCGCCATGCTCGCTCAGCCGAAAGGGAATAGCCGCGACCTGGCGGATCCTTTCGCCCTTCTTTGCCTTGCGTACCGCTTTCTTCTTGGTTGCTGCCATTCGTGAAAACCCAGTCGTAACAGTGCCATAACGCGAAGCGCACTGTTGCAAAACCCAAAACTGTCTTTGATGCCGAGCGGCATCCCAAGCAGATAAGTCGGCTAAATAAATGGAAAACGCCGGCTTGTCAGCGGCAAACGGTCACAAAACCGTTGCCCGAAGGCTGCAGCTGGCAGCTTCGCATACGCGGTACCACCAGTGGCTGCGGGGTTACGATTTCGCGATCCTGGGCACGGAATTGCTGCTGCTGCTGCTGGAATTGTTGCCGTTGCAGCTTGTTCTGCAACGCCCGCAGTTCGTTTCGTGGGAGCAGCGCCTTGCTATTGCTGGGATTGGCAACCTGCGCCGAGGCAGGTGCGGTCGCGCCCGGCATCGTCGCCGATGCCAGCAGTGCGAACACAAAAACGGTCGATAAGCGAAGCGGTGACATCCGTTTGTTCCCGCTGGAAACAGAACCCTCCAATCATATAGTGCGTTTGTCCTGATGTGCCATGGTTGCGGCCGCATTTTGGCAAGTTCGCTCGGTGGCGCTGTCGCCGTGGCCGTCACTCGACGTCGCGCAGGCGATATCCGACGCCGGTTTCGGTGGTGATGTAGCGCGGCTGGTCGGGCGTCTTCTCGATCTTTTGCCGGAGCTGCCGAACGTAGACCCTGAGATACTGCACGTCGGTTGAATCGCCCCAGACCTGTTTCAGCAGAAAATGGTGGGTGAGCACCTTGCCCGAGTGCTGCACTAGGATGCGCAGGATGTCGTACTCCTTCGGCGAGAGCTTTATCTCCTTGCCCTCGACCTTGACGATGCGCTTGACCAGGTCGACCGTGAGATCGCCGGTATGGAACACCGGCTTTTCGCCCTGCTGCTGGAATTTGTGACGGAGCGCCACGCGGATGCGTGCGACCAGTTCGTTCATGCCGAATGGCTTGGTGATATAGTCGTCGGCGCCGAGTTCCAGAGCCTGGACGATGCCGGCCTCGTCGGTGCGGCTGGACAGGATGACCACGGGAACGTCGAGGCCATCGTCGCGCCATTTGCGCAAAAGGTCATGGCCACTCATGCCGGGCAGGCCGAGATCGAGCAGGATCAGGTCCGGCCTTTCCATCTCCACGAGCTCGATCGCGGCCTTGGCGTTGGGTGCCTCGCTGATCGCGTAGCCTTGGCTGCCGAGGCCGACGCGCAGCAGTTTGCGGATGGGCGGCTCGTCATCGACGACCAATATCTTGACGTTTGAATTGGTCATGCCAGATCATCCACATTGGCGTCTTCGACATCGGGCATCTCCGCGGGAACCGGCATCCGGATGGTGAACACAGCACCCGAGCGGTCGGTCCGGTTTGCCGCCGAAATCGTACCGCCCATCGCCTCGATGAAACCGCGGCAAATCGACAGCCCAAGCCCGGTGCCGGCGCGGATCTGGTCGCCTTTGCGGACCCGGTAGAACGTATTGAATACACGCTCCAGATCGCCAGGGGGAATGCCCGGTCCCTCGTCCATGATCTGCAGGATGACGGAACCGTTGTCGGCCCAGCCCTGCAGCCGGATCGTCGAAGCGGCGGGGGCGTATTTTGCGGCATTGTCGAGGAGATTGAACAGCACTTGCTCGAACAGGACAGGGTCGAGCCGCAACATCGGTAGATCTGAGGGGATCTCTATTTCGGTCTTGTGTTCGCCGATGATTTTCTTCGCTCGCCGCAGCGCGGAGCCGACAATGTCGCCGACATAGTGGAAGGCATAGTTCGGCTCCATGGCGCCGGATTCGATCTTGGTCATGTCGAGCAGATTGGCGATGAAGCGATTCAGGCGTTCCGATTCATCGAGTACGGTCGACAAAAGCTCCGCCCGGTCCTGTTCGGGAAGAGCGGCCGCGAATTCCCGGAGCGTGCCGGCGGCGCCCATGATGGCGGCGAGCGGCGTTTTCAGATCGTGGGAAATCGAGGTGAGCAGGGCGGAGCGCAGCCGGTCCGCCTCGGCGGCGAGCTTGGCGCGGTCGACGTCGGCGACAAGCTGGATGCGCTCGATGGCGACAGCGGCCTGGTCGGCGAGCGCATCGAGCAGCCGCTGCTGCTCGGGCGTCAGCAGCGGACCCTGCTTGTCGTTGTCGAGGCCGACGACGCCGATCGCGGTGCGCCCGGTTCGCAGGGGCAGATAGAGGCGCTTGGCGCCGGGAAGCGTGTCGGCGCCGCGACCTGCGGCGCGGTTGTGTTCCCAGGCCCAGCGGGCGGCTGCGATGTCGGCCTCGGCCAGCGTGTCGTCGGGCGGATAGCCGGCCTTGACGGTGATCGAGCCGTTTTCGGGCAGAAGCAGCACGACCCGCAGTTTCAGCATCGAGGCGATCTGGAAAGCGGTGGCCCACAGGACGTCGTCGAGCGTGCCGGCGCCGGCGAGCTTCTTTGAAAAGAGGTAAATATCTTCGGTGGCGCGTGCCCGCGAGCGGGCGGCGACAGCCTGACGCTGCACGCGCGCGGTCAGATTGCTGGCGATGACGGCGACAACGAGGAACACGCCAAGCGCAACAATGCTCTCCGGATCCCTGATCGTCAGCGTGTAGCGTGGCTCGAGGAAAAAATAGTTGAAGGCAAGGGCGCTAACGAAACAGGCGTAAAGCGCCTGCCAGAGACCGCCGGTCACCGCCGATGCCAGGACGGCAATGAGAAAGATGATCGCGAGATTGCGAACGTCGAGAAACTGGTCGAGCAGGACGGCGAAGGCGAGCGAGCCAGCGACATAGGCCGTGGCCTTGAGATAGGGCCAGACCTGGAACTGCCATTGCTCGGTCGCCGCCCGGACGTTCCTCGACGCTGCCTCTGTGCCCCGCTCGGTTCCCGAAATGACATGGACGCTGATGTCGCCGGCATTGCGGATGAGATCGTAGGTGAGCGAGCCCTCGATCAATTCGCGCCAGCGTGATCGGGTCGGCCTGCCGATCACGATGTGGGTAAAATTGTTCGCCGTCGCATGGCGGACGATATCCTGCGCAATGTTCTGACCCGGAATGGTCGTCACCTCGGCGCCGAGCTGCTCGGCAAGGCGCAGATGCGCCGCCAGCCGGTCCTTGTCCTCCTCGGACATCGCGGCCGAGCGAGGGGTATCGACGTTAAGCGCCGTCCAGGGCGCGCGGAGCCGGTCAGCCAGCCTGCGCGCATAGCGGACGCGGGCGGCCCCACCCGGACGCGCGTCGACGCAGACGAGAACCCTTTCACCCGCCGCCCACGGCCCAGGGATAGCGTGGGCCTGCATGTGGGTCAGCAACTGCTCGTCGACGCGCTGGGCCGTACGCCGTAGCGCCAGTTCCCTGAGCGCGGTCAGATTGCCTGGCGAGAAATAGTTTTCGATCGCGCGCTGGGCGGTGTTGGGGAAGTAGACCTTGCCTTCCTCGAGTCGCTTGATCAGGTCGTCGGGAGTGAGATCGATGATTTCGATGTCGTCGGCCTGGTCGATGATGGAATCGGGAACCGTCTCGCGAACCCGTACACGGGTGATCTGCGCCACGACATCGTTCAGGCTTTCGACATGCTGGATGTTGAGCGTCGTGTAGACGTCGATGCCGTGCGTCAGGATTTCCTGAACATCGAGATAGCGTTTGGGATGGCGGCTGCCCGGCGCATTGGTATGGGCGAGCTCGTCGACGAGCACGAGAGCAGGGCGGCGGGCAAGAATGGCATCGATATCCATCTCGTCCAGCAAGCGCCCCTTGTAGTCGACCTTCTGGCGCGGGATGACTTCATAGCCTTCGACCAGCGCCTGGGTTTCCTTGCGACCGTGGGTCTCGACGATGCCGATCACCACATCCGTGCCATCGGCCAGCTTGGCGCGGCCCGACATCAGCATCTCGTAGGTCTTGCCGACGCCTGGGGCTGCGCCCAGAAATATCCGCAGGCGACCGCGCGCCTCCCGCTCCGCATGATCAAGCAGCGCGTCTGGAGAAGGTCTGGTTTCGTTGCGGCTGTCGTCCGGCATCAGGTTCGATCATGGATGGCGCCGGGGATACTGTCGATCCCCGGCCGGCACCATTCACTATTTCGCGGCGTC containing:
- a CDS encoding tripartite tricarboxylate transporter TctB family protein, whose protein sequence is MSTSDQQAAPSRLAMPELLIGIGLLACAGAVAWQTLAIPVSPLYSKVGPTVFPYLTMVGMVVLSLLLIVAAIRGGWQPEEEKETPTDWKAMGFVVAGLIANLVLIQPLGFTAASVIMFVLICYGFGSRHTLRDALTGLILALAAYFGFARALGVNIGAGFIENQLNTAIDSIISMLRG
- a CDS encoding CaiB/BaiF CoA transferase family protein is translated as MTDLLSGIRVLDLTNVLAGPYCAYQLALLGADVIKVEAPQGGDLARQLGASPELNKAAMGASFLAQNAGKRSVMLDLKKDADRERFLDLVASADALVENFRPGVMDRLGLGYETLKEVRPGLVYCAISGFGQTGPMRDNPAYDQIIQGLSGIMSITGTPETAPLRVGYPVADTLGGLVGAFAIAAALVKQKTSGEGAFLDVSMLECTLSALGWPVSNYLTAGVDPQPMGNENMTAAPSGAFHTGDGLLNIAANKQEQFVMLCQLIGRPELAQDSRFAERETRKRNRAALKVLIEAALASASAASWEEKLNRAGVPAGRVLTIPQVLKERQVIERGMTARFQGVPGMDRPLTVVRGGFMVDGAAPLPTLPPPALGEHMDEVFASLPPRARVQA
- a CDS encoding sensor histidine kinase, translated to MPDDSRNETRPSPDALLDHAEREARGRLRIFLGAAPGVGKTYEMLMSGRAKLADGTDVVIGIVETHGRKETQALVEGYEVIPRQKVDYKGRLLDEMDIDAILARRPALVLVDELAHTNAPGSRHPKRYLDVQEILTHGIDVYTTLNIQHVESLNDVVAQITRVRVRETVPDSIIDQADDIEIIDLTPDDLIKRLEEGKVYFPNTAQRAIENYFSPGNLTALRELALRRTAQRVDEQLLTHMQAHAIPGPWAAGERVLVCVDARPGGAARVRYARRLADRLRAPWTALNVDTPRSAAMSEEDKDRLAAHLRLAEQLGAEVTTIPGQNIAQDIVRHATANNFTHIVIGRPTRSRWRELIEGSLTYDLIRNAGDISVHVISGTERGTEAASRNVRAATEQWQFQVWPYLKATAYVAGSLAFAVLLDQFLDVRNLAIIFLIAVLASAVTGGLWQALYACFVSALAFNYFFLEPRYTLTIRDPESIVALGVFLVVAVIASNLTARVQRQAVAARSRARATEDIYLFSKKLAGAGTLDDVLWATAFQIASMLKLRVVLLLPENGSITVKAGYPPDDTLAEADIAAARWAWEHNRAAGRGADTLPGAKRLYLPLRTGRTAIGVVGLDNDKQGPLLTPEQQRLLDALADQAAVAIERIQLVADVDRAKLAAEADRLRSALLTSISHDLKTPLAAIMGAAGTLREFAAALPEQDRAELLSTVLDESERLNRFIANLLDMTKIESGAMEPNYAFHYVGDIVGSALRRAKKIIGEHKTEIEIPSDLPMLRLDPVLFEQVLFNLLDNAAKYAPAASTIRLQGWADNGSVILQIMDEGPGIPPGDLERVFNTFYRVRKGDQIRAGTGLGLSICRGFIEAMGGTISAANRTDRSGAVFTIRMPVPAEMPDVEDANVDDLA
- a CDS encoding tripartite tricarboxylate transporter permease gives rise to the protein METLSHLAHGFSVAFTPVNLMWCLLGTTLGTAIGVLPGLGPALTIALLLPITYQVAPEASFILFAGIYYGAMYGGSTTSILLNTPGESATIVTALEGNKMARSGRGGAALATSAIGSFVAGTIGTLGVAFLAPVVVKFALAFGPAEYFSLMVLAFITVSAVLGSSSVRGLTSLFIGFVIGMIGVDLQTGQPRFTFGMNQLLDGVDVIIAAVGLFAVGETLYMASRRYAGKDEIVPLKGSLYMTAAEWGRSWKAWLRGAAIGFPIGAMPAGGAEIPTFLSYAIEKKLSRHKEEFGTVGAIEGVAGPEAANNASAAGVLVPMLTLGLPTSATAAIMLSAFQSYGINPGPLLLTTQADLVWGLIASLFIANVILVILNLPLIGLWVRLLKIPAPQLYAGILVFATVGTYGISQSPIDLVILYLLGAAGFLMRRFDFPTAPVIIGMILGPLAETQFRRAMTISNGDWSVFYTHKLSLALLTLALIGLAGPHIWAYIQHRRLRGPEHVPGDA
- a CDS encoding response regulator transcription factor, whose protein sequence is MTNSNVKILVVDDEPPIRKLLRVGLGSQGYAISEAPNAKAAIELVEMERPDLILLDLGLPGMSGHDLLRKWRDDGLDVPVVILSSRTDEAGIVQALELGADDYITKPFGMNELVARIRVALRHKFQQQGEKPVFHTGDLTVDLVKRIVKVEGKEIKLSPKEYDILRILVQHSGKVLTHHFLLKQVWGDSTDVQYLRVYVRQLRQKIEKTPDQPRYITTETGVGYRLRDVE
- a CDS encoding NUDIX hydrolase, producing MAATKKKAVRKAKKGERIRQVAAIPFRLSEHGDIEVMLVTSRTTRRFIVPKGWPMKGKSGRKAAMIEAQEEAGVLGKIMKEPAGTYSYWKRLENRFVRVDVIVFLLEVTEELANWPEAKKRERAWLTPIDAALLIDEPDLSTLLKTLKRPQPAPDDLI
- a CDS encoding citryl-CoA lyase → MSGGEKKTGRERGEEWWQTDIIEMRPGVIRLRGYEIQDLIGRVSFPAVIWLMLRGELPSEDQAALLGIALGAAVDHGPQAPSIAIARMAITCGVGINSAMASAVNVLGDVHGGAGEQALSFYGDIAVALDRGATLGDAVSMRLDRFFAEEKGYVPGFGHRFHPVDPRAPRLIEVTRDFAARGIVNGRFADIAEAIEAEVARRKGKKIPLNIDGATAVIYGELGFPPPLTRGLFVLSRSVGILAHAWEQSQQTDRNKGPLPREWLWAYTGTPVRPFPEPDHESG